In Ciconia boyciana chromosome 3, ASM3463844v1, whole genome shotgun sequence, a genomic segment contains:
- the MSH6 gene encoding DNA mismatch repair protein Msh6 isoform X2, with product MSRQSTLLRFFPKASPAPPRAAPPAPSPPPAPAPPPAPAPPQAGAGTRRRASGEQNGREAATSPAGAASNGAPGRAAARRKEAGEKGGGGGAAAKAPSVSCEYSPGDLVWAKMEGYPWWPCLIYNHPTERTIVRGKGKSTRVHVQFFDDSPTRGWVSIKYLRPYKGSSDGETLKGGMFYSTKPEIKRAMVLADDAMSKDKTKRLELAVCSEPSDTEEEEEEEEMEISESASGNSDDCNSDEDVKSNKRVTSRESAIKAKRRRVLDSDSDHDGSDVEFKPDVKEAASSEEASSGVDENESTDTETDTESVAESPIKVPSKRKRREINKPAKRSSLENERSETPKRAATVSLEAKSKLTSFAAPENFESQANTSSGGISGFAVWEHEKLDWLQEGKKKDAHRKRQGDPDYDPCTLYVPEDYLNKCTPGMRRWWQLKSQNFDAVICYKVGKFYELYHMDAVTGVNELGLIFMKGTWAHSGFPETAFGRFSDVLVQKGYKVARVEQTETPEMMETRYKSMAHPTKFDKVVRREICRIITKGTQTYSVLDCDPSENHNKYLLCVKEKEDSSGQRVYGVCFVDTSVGKFYVGQFPDDRHCSRFRTLVAHYTPVQVLYEKGNLSVDTQKILKGSLVSCIQEGLISGSQFWNASKTLKVLLEEGYFKEKQNSENGCSLPSVIRSLTSESDSLGLTPGENSELALSALGGCVFYLKKCLIDQELLSLANFVEYVPVDIDTAKTTSLSSFFAKTDQRMVLDGVTLMNLEVLQNGTNGTTEGTLLERIDSCCTPFGKRLLKQWLCAPLCNPKSINDRLDAVEDLLAVPDKMSEVSEHLKKLPDLERLLSKIHSIGSPLKSQNHPDSRAIFYEEIKYSKKKIADFLSALEGFKVMNEIVDVMEEVASDFKSKVLKQLVTRKAKNPDGRFPDLSAELKRWDTAFDHNQARKTGVITPKVGFDPDYDKALQDIKAVEEDLHKYLDKQRKLLGFKSMLYWGAGKNRYQMEIPESVVSRNLPEEYELKSTRKGYKRYWTKEIEKMLAAMVNAEERRDAALKDCMRRLFYNFDKNSKDWQTAVECIAVLDVLMSLANYSQDGDGPLCRPVILLPVDSAPPFLELKNSRHPCITKTFFGDDFIPNDIVIGSKDEDSSSEASCVLVTGPNMGGKSTLMRQAGLLVIMAQLGCYVPAEVCRLTPIDRVFTRLGASDRIMSGESTFFVELSETSSILQHATEHSLVLVDELGRGTATFDGTAIASAVVKELAEKIKCRTLFSTHYHSLVEDYSHNLAVRLGHMACMVENESEDPSQETITFLYKFIEGACPKSYGFNAARLANIPEEVIQKGHRKAKEFEKMTISLRVFRYLCLVVDGATRDVNAVQKLTTMINHL from the exons ATGTCTCGCCAGAGCACCCTGCTCCGCTTCTTCCCCAAGGCCTCTCCGGCACCGCCGCGGGCGGCTCCACCGGCACCCTCTCCTCCACCGGCACCCGCTCCTCCACCGGCACCCGCTCCTCCACAGGCCGGCGCGGGGACCCGCCGCCGCGCTTCGGGGGAGCAGAATGGCCGCGAGGCCGCCACCAGCCCCGCCGGCGCGGCGAGCAACGGCGCACCGGGCAGAGCTGCGGCACGGCGCAAGGAGGCGGGGGAGAAGGGCGgagggggcggcgcggccgccaAGGCCCCCAG TGTCTCCTGTGAGTATTCGCCTGGTGACTTGGTCTGGGCCAAGATGGAAGGTTATCCTTGGTGGCCGTGCCTCATATACAACCACCCGACTGAAAGAACAATAGtcagaggaaaagggaaatccACTCGTGTCCATGTACAGTTTTTTGATGACAGCCCTACAAGGGGCTGGGTCAGTATTAAATATCTGAGGCCATATAAAG GTTCATCAGATGGGGAGACGCTGAAGGGAGGTATGTTTTATAGTACAAAGCCTGAAATTAAAAGAGCAATGGTGCTAGCGGACGATGCAATGAGTAAAGATAAAACTAAGCGGCTTGAACTGGCAGTATGCAGTGAACCTTCAgacacagaggaagaggaggaagaggaggaaatggag atAAGTGAAAGTGCATCAGGCAACAGTGATGACTGCAATAGTGACGAGGATGTGAAGAGTAATAAGCGAGTAACAAGCAGGGAAAGTGCCATAAAAGCCAAAAGAAGAAGAGTGTTGGATTCTGACAGTGATCATGATGGCTCTGATGTAGAGTTCAAGCCTGATGTGAAAGAAGCGGCGAGCAGCGAGGAAGCTAGTAGTGGGGTGGATGAAAATGAATCTACTGACACAGAGACAGACACAGAGAGTGTTGCAGAAAGTCCCATAAAAGTCCCTTCTAAACgaaagagaagagagataaACAAGCCTGCTAAAAGGAGTAGCTTAGAAAATGAACGTTCTGAAACGCCCAAAAGAGCAGCAACGGTTTCTTTAGAAGCCAAGTCTAAGCTGACGTCATTTGCAGCACCTGAAAATTTTGAATCTCAAGCAAATACTAGCAGTGGAGGCATCAGTGGCTTTGCAGTATGGGAACATGAAAAACTTGATTGgctgcaggaagggaaaaagaaggatgCGCACAGGAAACGGCAGGGTGACCCTGATTATGACCCATGTACTCTGTATGTACCTGAGGACTATCTCAACAAGTGTACACCAGGAATGCGGAGGTGGTGGCAGCTGAAAAGTCAAAACTTTGATGCTGTGATTTGCTACAAAGTTGGAAAATTCTATGAGTTGTATCATATGGATGCAGTCACTGGCGTAAATGAGTTGGGCCTGATCTTTATGAAAGGTACTTGGGCCCATTCAGGTTTTCCAGAAACTGCATTTGGCAGATTCTCTGATGTTCTAGTGCAGAAAGGCTACAAGGTAGCCCGTGTTGAGCAAACAGAAACTCCTGAAATGATGGAAACGCGCTACAAGTCAATGGCCCACCCAACAAAATTCGACAAGGTTGTACGCCGAGAAATATGCAGAATCATCACCAAAGGAACTCAGACTTACAGCGTTCTGGACTGTGATCCCTCTGAGAACCATAACAAATACCTTCTGTGCgttaaggaaaaagaagactCCTCTGGACAGCGTGTTTATGGGGTCTGCTTTGTTGACACGTCGGTGGGGAAGTTTTACGTAGGCCAGTTCCCAGATGACCGGCACTGCTCGAGGTTTAGGACTTTAGTAGCGCATTACACTCCTGTGCAGGTACTGTATGAGAAGGGGAACCTGTCTGTGGATACACAGAAGATACTGAAGGGCTCACTTGTTTCTTGCATTCAGGAAGGGCTGATCTCTGGTTCCCAGTTCTGGAATGCATCTAAAACACTAAAAGTCCTTCTTGAAGAAGGATATTTCAAGGAGAAACAGAACTCTGAAAATGGATGTTCTCTGCCCTCTGTCATCAGATCTCTGACTTCAGAAAGTGACTCACTGGGATTAACTCCTGGTGAAAACAGTGAATTAGCTTTGTCAGCTCTTGGGGGATGTGTCTTCTATCTCAAAAAATGTCTGATTGATCAGGAGCTGTTATCGCTGGCAAACTTTGTGGAGTATGTCCCTGTGGATATTGATACTGCAAAAACTACGAGTTTGAGTAGTTTCTTTGCCAAAACTGACCAGCGGATGGTGCTGGATGGAGTCACCCTGATGAACTTGGAAGTCCTGCAGAACGGAACCAACGGAACCACCGAAGGTACTTTGTTGGAAAGGATTGACTCTTGTTGTACGCCATTTGGGAAGCGACTCCTGAAACAGTGGCTCTGCGCTCCACTTTGTAATCCTAAATCCATCAACGATCGTTTAGATGCTGTTGAGGATCTTCTGGCAGTGCCAGATAAAATGTCTGAAGTTAGTGAGCACCTGAAGAAACTTCCTGACCTTGAAAGGCTGCTCAGCAAAATCCACAGTATTGGATCACCACTTAAAAGTCAGAACCATCCTGACAGCAGGGCCATCTTTTATGAAGAAatcaaatacagcaaaaaaaaaattgctgactTTTTGTCTGCACTGGAGGGGTTTAAAGTAATGAATGAAATTGTTGATGTCATGGAAGAAGTTGCCAGTGACTTCAAATCTAAAGTCCTTAAGCAGCTAGTCACCCGCAAAGCCAAAAATCCAGATGGCCGCTTCCCAGACTTGAGTGCAGAGCTTAAAAGATGGGATACTGCTTTTGATCATAACCAGGCTCGAAAGACAGGAGTGATTACTCCAAAGGTGGGCTTTGACCCTGATTATGATAAAGCACTACAGGATATTAAAGCTGTTGAGGAAGATCTTCACAAGTACCTGGATAAGCAACGCAAACTGCTTGGATTCAAATCCATGTTGTACTGGGGGGCAGGCAAAAACAGATACCAAATGGAAATACCGGAAAGTGTGGTATCACGTAATTTGCCTGAGGAATATGAGTTGAAGTCAACCAGGAAGGGATATAAGCGCTACTGGACCAAGGAGATCGAGAAGATGCTGGCTGCAATGGTTAATGCTGAAGAGCGCAGAGATGCAGCACTAAAAGACTGTATGAGGCGTTTGTTTTACAACTTtgataaaaatagcaaagacTGGCAGACAGCTGTGGAATGCATTGCTGTGTTAG ATGTCTTGATGTCCCTTGCTAACTACAGTCAAGATGGTGATGGACCACTGTGCCGACCTGTAATTCTACTGCCTGTGGATAGTGCTCCTCCCTTCCTGGAACTTAAAAATTCACGCCATCCATGCATTACAAAAACTTTCTTTGGGGATGATTTTATTCCTAATGACATCGTGATAGGCAGCAAAGATGAAGATAGCAGTAGTGAAGCTTCCTGTGTGTTAGTAACTGGCCCAAATATGGGTGGCAAATCTACGCTCATGAGACAG GCTGGTCTCCTGGTTATAATGGCTCAACTGGGATGCTATGTACCTGCTGAAGTCTGCAGGCTTACACCGATTGACAGAGTATTTACGAGACTTGGCGCCTCGGACAGAATTATGTCAG gtgAAAGTACCTTCTTTGTTGAATTGAGTGAGACTTCCAGCATTCTCCAGCATGCAACAGAGCATTCCCTTGTTCTTGTGGATGAACTGG GCAGAGGCACAGCTACTTTTGATGGAACAGCTATAGCGAGTGCAGTGGTGAAAGAACTGGCAGAGAAAATCAAGTGTCGGACTCTGTTCTCCACACACTACCATTCGCTGGTAGAGGATTACTCACACAACCTGGCTGTGCGGCTCGGTCACATG GCATGTATGGTTGAAAATGAGAGTGAAGATCCAAGCCAGGAAACAATTACATTCCTGTATAAGTTCATTGAAGGAGCATGTCCAAAGAGCTATGGCTTCAATGCAGCAAGACTTGCTAATATTCCAGAGGAAGTTATTCAAAAGgggcacagaaaagcaaaagagtttgaaaaaatGACCATTTCGCTGAGAGTATTTAG GTATCTGTGCCTGGTGGTGGACGGTGCAACACGTGATGTGAATGCTGTTCAGAAACTTACCACTATGATCAATCATCTTTAA
- the MSH6 gene encoding DNA mismatch repair protein Msh6 isoform X1 produces the protein MSRQSTLLRFFPKASPAPPRAAPPAPSPPPAPAPPPAPAPPQAGAGTRRRASGEQNGREAATSPAGAASNGAPGRAAARRKEAGEKGGGGGAAAKAPSVSCEYSPGDLVWAKMEGYPWWPCLIYNHPTERTIVRGKGKSTRVHVQFFDDSPTRGWVSIKYLRPYKGSSDGETLKGGMFYSTKPEIKRAMVLADDAMSKDKTKRLELAVCSEPSDTEEEEEEEEMEQISESASGNSDDCNSDEDVKSNKRVTSRESAIKAKRRRVLDSDSDHDGSDVEFKPDVKEAASSEEASSGVDENESTDTETDTESVAESPIKVPSKRKRREINKPAKRSSLENERSETPKRAATVSLEAKSKLTSFAAPENFESQANTSSGGISGFAVWEHEKLDWLQEGKKKDAHRKRQGDPDYDPCTLYVPEDYLNKCTPGMRRWWQLKSQNFDAVICYKVGKFYELYHMDAVTGVNELGLIFMKGTWAHSGFPETAFGRFSDVLVQKGYKVARVEQTETPEMMETRYKSMAHPTKFDKVVRREICRIITKGTQTYSVLDCDPSENHNKYLLCVKEKEDSSGQRVYGVCFVDTSVGKFYVGQFPDDRHCSRFRTLVAHYTPVQVLYEKGNLSVDTQKILKGSLVSCIQEGLISGSQFWNASKTLKVLLEEGYFKEKQNSENGCSLPSVIRSLTSESDSLGLTPGENSELALSALGGCVFYLKKCLIDQELLSLANFVEYVPVDIDTAKTTSLSSFFAKTDQRMVLDGVTLMNLEVLQNGTNGTTEGTLLERIDSCCTPFGKRLLKQWLCAPLCNPKSINDRLDAVEDLLAVPDKMSEVSEHLKKLPDLERLLSKIHSIGSPLKSQNHPDSRAIFYEEIKYSKKKIADFLSALEGFKVMNEIVDVMEEVASDFKSKVLKQLVTRKAKNPDGRFPDLSAELKRWDTAFDHNQARKTGVITPKVGFDPDYDKALQDIKAVEEDLHKYLDKQRKLLGFKSMLYWGAGKNRYQMEIPESVVSRNLPEEYELKSTRKGYKRYWTKEIEKMLAAMVNAEERRDAALKDCMRRLFYNFDKNSKDWQTAVECIAVLDVLMSLANYSQDGDGPLCRPVILLPVDSAPPFLELKNSRHPCITKTFFGDDFIPNDIVIGSKDEDSSSEASCVLVTGPNMGGKSTLMRQAGLLVIMAQLGCYVPAEVCRLTPIDRVFTRLGASDRIMSGESTFFVELSETSSILQHATEHSLVLVDELGRGTATFDGTAIASAVVKELAEKIKCRTLFSTHYHSLVEDYSHNLAVRLGHMACMVENESEDPSQETITFLYKFIEGACPKSYGFNAARLANIPEEVIQKGHRKAKEFEKMTISLRVFRYLCLVVDGATRDVNAVQKLTTMINHL, from the exons ATGTCTCGCCAGAGCACCCTGCTCCGCTTCTTCCCCAAGGCCTCTCCGGCACCGCCGCGGGCGGCTCCACCGGCACCCTCTCCTCCACCGGCACCCGCTCCTCCACCGGCACCCGCTCCTCCACAGGCCGGCGCGGGGACCCGCCGCCGCGCTTCGGGGGAGCAGAATGGCCGCGAGGCCGCCACCAGCCCCGCCGGCGCGGCGAGCAACGGCGCACCGGGCAGAGCTGCGGCACGGCGCAAGGAGGCGGGGGAGAAGGGCGgagggggcggcgcggccgccaAGGCCCCCAG TGTCTCCTGTGAGTATTCGCCTGGTGACTTGGTCTGGGCCAAGATGGAAGGTTATCCTTGGTGGCCGTGCCTCATATACAACCACCCGACTGAAAGAACAATAGtcagaggaaaagggaaatccACTCGTGTCCATGTACAGTTTTTTGATGACAGCCCTACAAGGGGCTGGGTCAGTATTAAATATCTGAGGCCATATAAAG GTTCATCAGATGGGGAGACGCTGAAGGGAGGTATGTTTTATAGTACAAAGCCTGAAATTAAAAGAGCAATGGTGCTAGCGGACGATGCAATGAGTAAAGATAAAACTAAGCGGCTTGAACTGGCAGTATGCAGTGAACCTTCAgacacagaggaagaggaggaagaggaggaaatggag cagatAAGTGAAAGTGCATCAGGCAACAGTGATGACTGCAATAGTGACGAGGATGTGAAGAGTAATAAGCGAGTAACAAGCAGGGAAAGTGCCATAAAAGCCAAAAGAAGAAGAGTGTTGGATTCTGACAGTGATCATGATGGCTCTGATGTAGAGTTCAAGCCTGATGTGAAAGAAGCGGCGAGCAGCGAGGAAGCTAGTAGTGGGGTGGATGAAAATGAATCTACTGACACAGAGACAGACACAGAGAGTGTTGCAGAAAGTCCCATAAAAGTCCCTTCTAAACgaaagagaagagagataaACAAGCCTGCTAAAAGGAGTAGCTTAGAAAATGAACGTTCTGAAACGCCCAAAAGAGCAGCAACGGTTTCTTTAGAAGCCAAGTCTAAGCTGACGTCATTTGCAGCACCTGAAAATTTTGAATCTCAAGCAAATACTAGCAGTGGAGGCATCAGTGGCTTTGCAGTATGGGAACATGAAAAACTTGATTGgctgcaggaagggaaaaagaaggatgCGCACAGGAAACGGCAGGGTGACCCTGATTATGACCCATGTACTCTGTATGTACCTGAGGACTATCTCAACAAGTGTACACCAGGAATGCGGAGGTGGTGGCAGCTGAAAAGTCAAAACTTTGATGCTGTGATTTGCTACAAAGTTGGAAAATTCTATGAGTTGTATCATATGGATGCAGTCACTGGCGTAAATGAGTTGGGCCTGATCTTTATGAAAGGTACTTGGGCCCATTCAGGTTTTCCAGAAACTGCATTTGGCAGATTCTCTGATGTTCTAGTGCAGAAAGGCTACAAGGTAGCCCGTGTTGAGCAAACAGAAACTCCTGAAATGATGGAAACGCGCTACAAGTCAATGGCCCACCCAACAAAATTCGACAAGGTTGTACGCCGAGAAATATGCAGAATCATCACCAAAGGAACTCAGACTTACAGCGTTCTGGACTGTGATCCCTCTGAGAACCATAACAAATACCTTCTGTGCgttaaggaaaaagaagactCCTCTGGACAGCGTGTTTATGGGGTCTGCTTTGTTGACACGTCGGTGGGGAAGTTTTACGTAGGCCAGTTCCCAGATGACCGGCACTGCTCGAGGTTTAGGACTTTAGTAGCGCATTACACTCCTGTGCAGGTACTGTATGAGAAGGGGAACCTGTCTGTGGATACACAGAAGATACTGAAGGGCTCACTTGTTTCTTGCATTCAGGAAGGGCTGATCTCTGGTTCCCAGTTCTGGAATGCATCTAAAACACTAAAAGTCCTTCTTGAAGAAGGATATTTCAAGGAGAAACAGAACTCTGAAAATGGATGTTCTCTGCCCTCTGTCATCAGATCTCTGACTTCAGAAAGTGACTCACTGGGATTAACTCCTGGTGAAAACAGTGAATTAGCTTTGTCAGCTCTTGGGGGATGTGTCTTCTATCTCAAAAAATGTCTGATTGATCAGGAGCTGTTATCGCTGGCAAACTTTGTGGAGTATGTCCCTGTGGATATTGATACTGCAAAAACTACGAGTTTGAGTAGTTTCTTTGCCAAAACTGACCAGCGGATGGTGCTGGATGGAGTCACCCTGATGAACTTGGAAGTCCTGCAGAACGGAACCAACGGAACCACCGAAGGTACTTTGTTGGAAAGGATTGACTCTTGTTGTACGCCATTTGGGAAGCGACTCCTGAAACAGTGGCTCTGCGCTCCACTTTGTAATCCTAAATCCATCAACGATCGTTTAGATGCTGTTGAGGATCTTCTGGCAGTGCCAGATAAAATGTCTGAAGTTAGTGAGCACCTGAAGAAACTTCCTGACCTTGAAAGGCTGCTCAGCAAAATCCACAGTATTGGATCACCACTTAAAAGTCAGAACCATCCTGACAGCAGGGCCATCTTTTATGAAGAAatcaaatacagcaaaaaaaaaattgctgactTTTTGTCTGCACTGGAGGGGTTTAAAGTAATGAATGAAATTGTTGATGTCATGGAAGAAGTTGCCAGTGACTTCAAATCTAAAGTCCTTAAGCAGCTAGTCACCCGCAAAGCCAAAAATCCAGATGGCCGCTTCCCAGACTTGAGTGCAGAGCTTAAAAGATGGGATACTGCTTTTGATCATAACCAGGCTCGAAAGACAGGAGTGATTACTCCAAAGGTGGGCTTTGACCCTGATTATGATAAAGCACTACAGGATATTAAAGCTGTTGAGGAAGATCTTCACAAGTACCTGGATAAGCAACGCAAACTGCTTGGATTCAAATCCATGTTGTACTGGGGGGCAGGCAAAAACAGATACCAAATGGAAATACCGGAAAGTGTGGTATCACGTAATTTGCCTGAGGAATATGAGTTGAAGTCAACCAGGAAGGGATATAAGCGCTACTGGACCAAGGAGATCGAGAAGATGCTGGCTGCAATGGTTAATGCTGAAGAGCGCAGAGATGCAGCACTAAAAGACTGTATGAGGCGTTTGTTTTACAACTTtgataaaaatagcaaagacTGGCAGACAGCTGTGGAATGCATTGCTGTGTTAG ATGTCTTGATGTCCCTTGCTAACTACAGTCAAGATGGTGATGGACCACTGTGCCGACCTGTAATTCTACTGCCTGTGGATAGTGCTCCTCCCTTCCTGGAACTTAAAAATTCACGCCATCCATGCATTACAAAAACTTTCTTTGGGGATGATTTTATTCCTAATGACATCGTGATAGGCAGCAAAGATGAAGATAGCAGTAGTGAAGCTTCCTGTGTGTTAGTAACTGGCCCAAATATGGGTGGCAAATCTACGCTCATGAGACAG GCTGGTCTCCTGGTTATAATGGCTCAACTGGGATGCTATGTACCTGCTGAAGTCTGCAGGCTTACACCGATTGACAGAGTATTTACGAGACTTGGCGCCTCGGACAGAATTATGTCAG gtgAAAGTACCTTCTTTGTTGAATTGAGTGAGACTTCCAGCATTCTCCAGCATGCAACAGAGCATTCCCTTGTTCTTGTGGATGAACTGG GCAGAGGCACAGCTACTTTTGATGGAACAGCTATAGCGAGTGCAGTGGTGAAAGAACTGGCAGAGAAAATCAAGTGTCGGACTCTGTTCTCCACACACTACCATTCGCTGGTAGAGGATTACTCACACAACCTGGCTGTGCGGCTCGGTCACATG GCATGTATGGTTGAAAATGAGAGTGAAGATCCAAGCCAGGAAACAATTACATTCCTGTATAAGTTCATTGAAGGAGCATGTCCAAAGAGCTATGGCTTCAATGCAGCAAGACTTGCTAATATTCCAGAGGAAGTTATTCAAAAGgggcacagaaaagcaaaagagtttgaaaaaatGACCATTTCGCTGAGAGTATTTAG GTATCTGTGCCTGGTGGTGGACGGTGCAACACGTGATGTGAATGCTGTTCAGAAACTTACCACTATGATCAATCATCTTTAA